CAAAAGAGGCCATCAGGGAGCGAAGTCCTGGGAAACTCTGTCATGTGATGCTCATACAGTTCATACAAAGGATGTATTTTACTACTATTTACACACAAACCTGCTGTTGGCCCGTGGGGCCTGAATTATAGGACTGCTTTGTGATGATTTTGGTTGGGAATTTCTGAAGAGCAGTGCCAGACAGTGAATGAAAACTCTCCCAGCATCAGCAATGTCATGCTTCAGGGagcctgctttgtgtttttgggcAAACTCCTTAGTCACCTGCACATCTTACCAGTGTCTGGTGGGGTGAGAAAGTGTTGGtttgaaagtatatttttataaatgcaaaaaacaaaacaaaaaaaaacagaagaacatgATATGAGAATTTCCCTGAAACACAGTTCTGTGTTCCTCTTGTTGCTAGGGGTTTGATTGTTGCTGTGTGCCTGAGCCATGTTGTCCTTGGCTACATTCGAGTATTCACCTCTGTGTTGGTTccaagccatttaaaaaaaaaaaaataaaaaaaatgttctcagtgtgtccTGCAGATAGGCCTGACCTCACCCAGCCCCCTTTCCCCCAGTCACCTCAGGGGGGGTCACCTGGCCCCTCAGTGTGTCCATGTGTACCTTTCTCTGTGCTAAACGTGGCTTGGATCTACTGAAGCGTGAGAACCAGAAACCCTGCGTGGGTTTTACTGCGTTTGCGTCCACGCTGTCAGCTTTTCGTCATGTGTGACTGCTGTGGCGTGTCGCTCGAATGCAGCACAGCGATGTTTCTGCGGTCGTGGAATTCAGAGAAATCGGTAAACTGTCGTGTGGAGTAACGTCCTCCACAGAGGACTAACAtttagcacagcacagcacagtcggcgtaatattaattttaaaaaaagtgaatgaaGTACTGGAGATCATTTAAGGAATGGCGTGACGGCATCAGAGAGGCGAGCGAGGCGGAGTCACCTGACGTTTGGCTTTGGCTCCACCCACACGCAGGCCCCCTGTGCAGCGTATTGGTGGAGCGCTACGGCTGCCGGCCGACCGTGATGGTGGGCGGAGTCCTCAGCGGCCTGGGGATGGCGGCCAGCTCCTTCACCCGCACCGTCACCGAGCTGTACGTCACCGCCGGCTTCATCACAGGTCAGCGAGCGCGCACACGACTTCCTCCCTAAAGGCTGGGCTtaatgttaatgtgtttttagGAGTGCAGGATGTACAAAATCATTTAAAGCATGGTAAAGCAAGCAAGTCTCTTGCTCTCACCAccactctctcttcctgtctgtcttctctcctccttctctctctctctctccctctacccatctctccctttctcccccctctctctcccccctccctccctccatctatctctctcccgctttccccccctctttctctctctccctccctctctctcccttcctctctctctcccctctctctctccctctctcctctctccctcttcccccccccccccctctctcctcctctcccccccccccccccctctctgcagggCTCGGGTGCTGTTTCTCCTTCCAGCCGGCCGTGACGATCATGGGGCACTACTTCGTCCGGCGGCGAGCCTTCGCCAACGCCATGTCGTCCACGGGCACGGCGCTGGGGCTCTGCGCGCTGCCGCTCCTGGCCGACTTCCTGCTGGCGCGGCTGGGCTGGCGCGGCAGCTTCCTGGTGCTGGGCGGGCTCCTGCTCAACTGCTGCGTGTGCGGGGCCGTCATGAGGCCCCTGCGGgacccccgccgccgccgccgccgctgggACCCACCCGACGCCTGCCCGACGCCGCGGGACGCGGGGGGGCTGAAGGGGGGGGTGCGGGCGGCCCTCGACGCCCTGGTGGCCTTCCTGCGCCAGCACATGGCCTTCGACCTGTTCCTCAGCAACCGGCGCTACCGCGCGTACGCGCTGGGCGTGGCCTGGATGATGCTGGGCTTCGTGGTGCCGCTGGTGTACCTGGTGCCGTACGCCACGGCGCAGGGGGTGGAGCCGGGCCGGGCGGCGCTGCTGCTCTCCGCGCTGGGCTTCGTCAACGTGTTCGCGCGCCCGCTGGCCGGCCTGCTCCTGGGCCTGCCCCGCTTCCAGGGCCGCGGCGTCTACCCCTACGCCTtcggcgccgccctgctggccaaCGGGCTGAGCGACTGCGCGTGCTCGGCGGCGGCCGGCTTCCCGGCGCTGCTGGCGTACGCGGTGGCGTTCGGCCTGTCCATGAGCGTGGTGGGCTCCCTGCTCTTCACCGTGCTCATGGACATCGTGGGGATGAGCCGCTTCCCAGCCGCCCTCGGCCTGCTCAGCACCATGGAGAGCGTCACCCTCCTGCTGGGCCCCCCGCTCGCaggtacggtgtgtgtgtgcgtgcctgtgtgtgtgtgtgcctgcctgagtgcctgtgcgtgtgtgtgcatgtgtgtctcagtgtgtttgtgtgtgtgtgtgtgtgtgtgcctgtgtgtgtgcgcctgtgtacctgtgtgtgtgtgtgtgtgtgttggtgtgtgcatgtgtgtctttgtgcgtgtgtatgtgtgcctgagtgcctgtgcgtgtgtgtgcatgtgtgtcctgAGGGACTGGGCAGGGCTTTAAGATTCCTCGGATCCTCTGTTTGGgtttgttggggtgggggtgggggcaggaggcTGCTTTTGAAATCTGAGGGCTGAAGTCTGATGGAGGGGGCTCCTCTGGTTCCCagtgccatggcaacagaaatGTCAGGGCCAGCTGCACCCTTGTCGTCCTCGCTTGTGGACAGTGTGGCCCGCACTCTGACTGCGCCCTGTCCTTATGACGCGATTGGTCGGCCTGTCGCGGACTTTGCCCTGGGTTTGTTTGCGCTGTGTCTCCTGGCCTGCAGGCCGAATCCCCAGGCTTTCCTACCGCGTGTCCTCCCACACTGGATACTCTTTTGCAGGGATGCTGGTGGACGGCACGGGGCAGTACGCCTACGTCTTCTACGCCTGCAGCGCCTCGGTCTCCTCCGCCGCCCTCTTCCTCGTGGGGTCCTTCTATTGgctggacagacagagaggtggggaggagacgcaagcccctcccccttccaggCCAGATGCCACACCCTCACGGGGCTGGCAGTACCGCAGCGTGCCtacagagggaggggcagggggaggagtttaCCCGGAGAGGGCGGAGTTCATGTATGtcacgagtgtgtgagtggcccATGAACACATGGGAGCCCTCTTAACTTCCAGGCCGGCATGCTGGCACATATGACAGAAGTgcacacaagcgtgcacacacacacacacaccacatatacactcattacagaaatacacataatacatgcacacacacgtacatataaaAGAACCATGGATGCTTAcatgacacgcacacacacacacatgcattccaCTTACATGTGAAAagcgcatgtacacacacacacacacacacattgtgagTGCAGAAAGCCAGAATCCTGACTTGATAAAGACACATGCTTCAAATGAACACATGCTTGAGTACTGAAAGACACAAATATAATTACTCCTCTTGATCTCCTACTTTCCATTTCCCTTTCTAAAGAAACGGCTGGTGCTGCTTCAGTTTTAAATACAGGTGGAGCTGCCTGCCTCTCAGGCTGACCTGAGTTCACATGTAACCGAGCTTTTGCTCTTTAgggaatatgaatatgaacatgAACACGGCCTCACTCTGCAGCCCTGAATATGCTGCAGTAATGTTGAGTGGCATAAGTGTCTTTAGTCTGGTGTCTGTTCTTCTGTTCATATTTTACGTTAAAAACCAAATGTGTTCACTACGGTATCCTCTCCAAAGTTATTCATGCCATTGATAAAGATCACCAAGAAAGTTGTATGCtcaaaaacaatataataatattctttttaaaaaaagaatactatTCTTTCatatcaatgcaaaaaaaaaaaaaacaatattgagAACAACCAACAAAAATAAGCATCTGGAGTTGAATAGTcaaagatcccccccccccaatatatTCACCAATCCCAGAAAACACTGGTAGATAAGTGAAGAAAGTTCTGAAGAGAGTACaccaagtatttttttaaaaagtgaatatttGACACGCTTTGTAAATTATGAATTGAAAAGTGCTATTTTGGCTGATTCCATTGAGTCGTTTTTAAAGTAGAATATTTACACATGGCCGAGGTTTAAAGTGTAGCCGATTGCTTGTGTTATTTATCTTACACGATATTTCTTTTGTTAATCTTCACCAGGAGTGTGCATCCTTTTTGCAGGGTGCTGTATTACCACAGCCAGTGCCAggagacgcacacacgcacaatggAAGGAACTGAGCATACTTTACATTGCATATACTAACTTATAGAACATgttcacacatatatatatatatatatattttttttttttttttagaatgatcTTTATCAgattattttgcatttctgaaGTGCCTATCATCAAGacaattttttgaaaaaggatACCGTGTTACTCGCAGTAATTGGCAGCGTCGGATTAGTTTCGAGAGTTAAAGGAGCGCGTGGAGTTTAGTGTCCGTGGCGGGTTTCCTTTGTGCCTCCGCAGTGACTTCGCCGAAGTTCTGACGATGTTTTTGAATCGCTGCTGCATCGCACTGACACTCGCTGCACCGTGCAAGCAATGCTGTACGCGCGCTGTGCGCTAAGGAACCGCGCAGTGCGAATGCGATGTGGTTTGGACCGACGGTGGTCTGCCGATGGTGTGTCAGCACGGTCCGCaagctttgttttgtgtttttagatgTAGCAGTGATGACCAgccctgggtcaaatacgtatttgtttcggattcaaatacttttctgtgctctgttgatcttgcgtggtgtaattgagcctgccagtatgCCCAGAAGGCGGggtgtttgcactttttgagagtatttctttggttccaatacaccacacaagatcagtaaagaagtatttgaatctaaaacaaatatgtatttgaccagGGTCTGGTGATGACAGAGGTAATGTGATGAAAAggacatatttaaaatgtattttattagtgAATTCTATTGCACTGGAATAAAATAGTTAATTTTGATAAAGGATTTATTCatggaaataatatttaactGTATTAAAGTTGTGATTTAAATTACatgttgaattttttattttttggtcaaaAAGAGCAagttttatcaataaaaaacagtacatctctctctctctctctctctctctctctctctctctctcacgcgcacacacacacacacacacacacacacacatacacacacatgtacacaatcGGAACATTTCTAAAAGTACCCCTGCAGATCACAGTTATAATTTCACTCTTAGAATGTTACTATTTTTATCCAAAATGAAAAGGGTCTGAATCCCAATGCCAAATAGTTACAGGGTGCAGCTTGTGCCAAAATCCGTTTCCAGGTGAAGCAGCCTGAAACTCTTTAATTTAGCCCGGGCAAAGAAAAACTGTCTGCTCTCATAAAGAGATGTGAGAGATTGTGCTCCTCCTGAAAAGTTCTCAAATGGCTTTTCTTGTCTTTCCCAGGATATTTGagctacaaagaaaaaaatgagaaattctgtttgtttgttatcCTTTAATGAGACAGGCAGAGCAAGTAAGAATTAAATTCTCTTTCGCTGTGACACCCTGAGGAATCAAAGTGGGCATTAATGTGAGAGACGAATTA
This genomic window from Anguilla rostrata isolate EN2019 chromosome 17, ASM1855537v3, whole genome shotgun sequence contains:
- the LOC135243400 gene encoding monocarboxylate transporter 6-like; protein product: MRGAETCPWILSNTTGAIGGEGATSGQPPARGTRESESHSAPCCQGGDIVSQGSGTGSETRACGAGEGDRDGAGETLGCDSEEWEDQQRRPLAQQGTAGEPKDGEEQPVAPDGGWGWVVLGATVMVLALTLAFPTCIGIFYNDLQNEFQASNTETSWVPSIMTAVLHAGGPLCSVLVERYGCRPTVMVGGVLSGLGMAASSFTRTVTELYVTAGFITGLGCCFSFQPAVTIMGHYFVRRRAFANAMSSTGTALGLCALPLLADFLLARLGWRGSFLVLGGLLLNCCVCGAVMRPLRDPRRRRRRWDPPDACPTPRDAGGLKGGVRAALDALVAFLRQHMAFDLFLSNRRYRAYALGVAWMMLGFVVPLVYLVPYATAQGVEPGRAALLLSALGFVNVFARPLAGLLLGLPRFQGRGVYPYAFGAALLANGLSDCACSAAAGFPALLAYAVAFGLSMSVVGSLLFTVLMDIVGMSRFPAALGLLSTMESVTLLLGPPLAGMLVDGTGQYAYVFYACSASVSSAALFLVGSFYWLDRQRGGEETQAPPPSRPDATPSRGWQYRSVPTEGGAGGGVYPERAEFMYVTSV